The window GATTCAAGGCGACGGATTTAAATCATTAGATGAAGGCCAAAGCGTTACATTTGATGTGGAACAAGGTCAGCGTGGACCACAAGCTGCTAACGTACAAAAAGCATAACAGTATAGATAACAGACTCTTTCGAGGGTCTGTTTTTTTATATGCAATTTTAAAAAAAGAAAAATTTTCTCAGGATAATACCTTCATTCTTGTCGAAAGGCCTCGTTCTATTGTTTAATAAATAGTGAGAATAGTGTAATGATTTAGAGTTACCTGTAAAATAAATATGACCAAGGCTCGCTTACAGAGGTATTTAACTTCATTCAGCAAATGCTTTTTGTACCGAAAGCTTGCGACAGGTACAGAAGTCCTCCACTTCTATAAGTGGGGGATGAATGCAAATGGTCCTTCGATTCAGTGGGGGTACAAACCCCGGCTGAATGAAGTTAAGCCTCCGGCGGATGTCTCGGATTTTTTAAAGGTAGTTTATCGAGCGAGCTCGATAAAAATCCGGACGCAAATTCGACGGGCGAATTTGATTGCTTCGATTTTCTTTGGGGCAACTGACAAACAAGAGTATAGTAGATTAGGATAGAGGAGCTGGACGAGGGATGATTTCTAATTATCATGAG of the Bacillus tuaregi genome contains:
- a CDS encoding cold-shock protein; the protein is MEHGKVKWFNAEKGFGFIEREGAEDVFVHFSAIQGDGFKSLDEGQSVTFDVEQGQRGPQAANVQKA